The Streptomyces sp. NBC_01276 genome contains the following window.
CAGGACGTCACACCGAGCGCCTTCGCCCGCGCCTCGACCGTCCCGGACACCCGCAGCCGGGGCTGCCCGGACTCCTCCACGTACACCTCGGCGTCGGTCCACAGCAGCCCGCCGGGCGCGCCGAGCGCCTTGGCCAGGGCCTCCTTGGCCGCGAACCGGGCGGCGAGCGAGGCGGTCCCGCGCCGCTCGCCGCCCGGCAGCGTCAGCTCGGAGTCGAGGAAGAGCCGCCGCGCCAGGTTCGGCGTCCGCTCCAGCGCGGCCCCGAACCGCTCGATCTCCGCAACGTCAATCCCCACACCGACGATCACAACAACCCCAACTACTCCACGGTCACGGACTTGGCGAGGTTACGCGGCTGGTCCACCTCGTTGCCCCGCGCCGTCGCCAGCTCGCACGCGAACACCTGCAGCGGCACCGTCGCCACCAGCGGCTGGAGCAGCGTCGGGGTCGCCGGGATGCGGATCAGGTGGTCGGCGTACGGGACCACCGCCTCGTCGCCCTCCTCCGCGATCACGATGGTCCGCGCCCCGCGCGCCCGGATCTCCTGGATGTTCGAGACGATCTTGTCGTGCAGGACCGAGCGCCCGCGCGGGGACGGTACGACCACCACCACCGGGAGGTCCTCCTCGATCAGCGCGATCGGACCGTGCTTGAGCTCGCCCGCCGCGAAGCCCTCGGCGTGCATGTACGCCAGCTCCTTGAGCTTGAGCGCGCCCTCCAGCGCCACCGGGTACCCGACGTGCCGCCCGAGGAACAGCACGGTGTCCTTGTCGGCCAGCGAGCGCGCGAGGCGCCGTACCGGCTCCATCGTCTCCAGCACGGTGTCGACCGCGCCGGCGATGTCCGACAGCTCCCGGATCACGGCCTCGATCTCGTCGCCCCACTTGGTGCCCCGCACCTGCCCGAGGTACAGCGCGACCAGGTAGCAGGCGACCAGCTGCGTCAGGAACGCCTTGGTGGAGGCGACGGCCACCTCGGGACCGGCGTGCGTGTACAGCACGGCGTCCGACTCGCGCGGGATCGTCGATCCGTTGGTGTTGCAGACGGCCAGCACCCTGGCCCCCTGCTCGCGGGCGTGGCGCAGCGCCATCAGGGTGTCCATGGTCTCGCCGGACTGCGAGATCGCGATCACCAGCGTCCGCCGGTCGAGGATCGGGTCGCGGTAGCGGAACTCGCTGGCAAGCTCCGTCTCGCAGGGGATGCGGGTCCAGTGCTCGATGGCCAGCTTCGCGATCATGCCCGCGTGGTACGCCGTACCGCACGCCACGATCACGACCTTGTCGACCTCGCGGAGCACCGCGGCGGGGATGCGCACCTCGTCCAGGGTCAGCAGGCCGCTCGCGTCGATCCGGCCGAGGAGGGTGTCGGCGACGGCCTTGGGCTGCTCGGCGATCTCCTTGAGCATGAAGTAGTCGTAGCCCCCCTTCTCGGCCGCCGACGCGTCCCAGTCCACGTGGTACGCGCGCACGTCCGCGGGCGCCCCGTGGAAGTCCGTCACCGTGACCTCGTCGCGGCGCAGTTCGACGACCTGGTCCTGTCCCAGTTCGATCGCGGATCGGGTGTGGGCGATGAAGGCCGCCACGTCCGAGGCGAGGAAGTTCTCGCCCTCCCCCACGCCGACCACCAGGGGGGAGTTGCGGCGGGCGCCGACCACCACGTCCGGCTCGTCGGCGTGCACCGCGACGAGGGTGAAGGCGCCCTCCAGGCGCCGGCACACCTGCCGCATCGCCTCGGCCAGGCCGCCCCCGGTGGCCGAGAACCGCTCGGCGAGCAGGTGCGCGACCACCTCGGTGTCCGTATCGGACTCCAGCCGGTGCCCGCGCTCGGCCAGTTCGGCGCGCAGCGCGGCGAAGTTCTCGATGATGCCGTTGTGCACGACGGCCACCCGGCCGGAGTTGTCCAGGTGGGGATGGGCGTTGACGTCGGTGGGCCCGCCGTGGGTCGCCCACCGGGTGTGCCCGAGTCCGGTGGAACCGGCCGGCAGCGGGTGCCCGACGAGCTCCTTCTCCAGGTTGACCAGTTTCCCGGCCTTCTTGACGTTGGCGAGTTCGCCGTCGGCGAGGACCGCGATGCCGGCCGAGTCGTAGCCGCGGTACTCCAGCCGCTTCAGTCCGGCGATGACCACATCGAGCGCAGACTGCGCTCCCACGTAACCCACAATTCCGCACATAGGCCGCAGCGTACGCGCTGGTCGGCCGTCTGCCCCGTACCCGAACAAGACGAAAACCCGCCCGGCGAATCGCCGGGCGGGGTTGACGTGCGGGCGCGTGGGGTCAGCCGAGCTTCTTGACCTGAGCGTCGATCAGGGCCGTCGGGGAGTCGGCCTTGCCCAGGAGGCTGATCGAGCTGAAGGAGGCCACCGTGCCGCCCTTGCGCGCCATGACGAGGAGCAGGGTGCCCTTGTCGCCGCCCTCCATGTCGATGGTGAGGGCCAGGCTGACGGCCTCGTCGCCGGCGGTGACGGCCGGGCCCGCGGCCACGCCCTCGTACTTGGTGGTGTCGCCCTCCGAGGTGGAGGAGAACCCGCCCGCGCAGATCTGCCCGGCGGTCTTGAAGGCCGCGAGGGTCTCCGCCGCGCCCTGGCCCTCGTAGGAGGACAGGCCGGTCAGGGTCGCCGTGGTGCCGAGGGCGTTCTTGACCGCTTCCAGCTTCTCCTCGGGCGAGGCGCCGGCCGCCGGGTCCTTCGGCTTGGCTCCCAGCGCGGTACGGGCGACACCGGAAGGCTTGCCGACCTTCTGGAGGGCCTGGGTCTGCACCAGGACCTTGCAGGCGGGCTTGTCGGTGGTGACCTGGGTCTCGTCGACCTTGGACAGCTTGGCGGCGGCCTGGGCGTTGATCACGTAGTCCGGGACGTCCGCCTGCGTGACCAGCAGACCGGCCAGCTCCGCGTCCGTCTTGCCCTTCGCGGCGGGAGCGGCCGACGGCGCGGACGGCCGCGGGTCGGGCTTGGCGTCGCCCCCGGTGTCGGCCTTGTCGGAGCCACAGGCGGTGGCGAGCAGGGCCAGGGACACCGCGGAGGCGGTCAGGACGGTACGACGGACAAGGGTGCTGCGCACGAAGGATCCCCCAGGGAAAAAGACACCGCACGCACACGGAACGGCGTAGCGGTAGCGATCAATGTACGACCCCTCCGAACGTCCGGCCGGAGTTCCCGCCGCCGGAGGCCAATCGTGATCGGCATGAGACGGGACGGGGTTCCGATCGATACCCACACCCGTACAACCCCACCACCTGCGCCTTCGACGGGACCGTCGGCCACGTGACCGAACCCACCACCCACGACCGGCCCCGAGCCCCGACAATGGCCCTGTGATCACTTCGCCGCCACGAAGCACGCCGGACAGCGCAACGGAGCGCTCCCTCGGATCGGAGCACCCCACGCACCCCGAGCCCGCCGCGCACCCCACGCGCCGCCGGGGCCACGAGGCCTCCCCCTACGTCGACCTCACCCGCGCGGAGTGGAGCGCCCTGCGGGAGCGCACGCCGCTGCCCCTGACGGCGGAGGAGGTCGAGCGGCTGCGCGGTCTCGGCGACGTCATCGACCTCGACGAGGTGCGCGACGTCTACCTCCCGCTCTCCCGCCTGCTCAACCTCTACGTCGGCGCCACCAGCAACCTGCGCGGCACGCTGAACACCTTCCTCGGCGACGCCGGCAACGGGCACGGCGCCCAGCAGGGCACCCCCTTCGTCATAGGTGTCGCCGGCTCGGTCGCGGTGGGCAAGTCGACGGTGGCCCGCCTGCTCCAGGCCCTCCTCGCGCGCTGGCCCGAGCACCCCCGCGTCGAGCTGGTCACCACGGACGGGTTCCTGTACCCGATGAAGGAGCTCCAGCGGCGCGGCCTGACCGCCCGCAAGGGCTTCCCGGAGTCCTACGACCGCCGGGCGCTGACCCGTTTCGTCGCCGACATCAAGGCGGGCAAGGACGAGGTCACGGCCCCGGTCTACTCGCACCTGATCTACGACATCGTCCCGGACGAGCGGCTCGTCGTGCGCCGCCCCGACATCCTGATCGTCGAGGGGCTGAACGTCCTCCAGCCGGCCCTGCCCGGCAAGGACGGCCGCACCCGCGTCGGCCTGGCCGACTACTTCGACTTCAGCGTGTACGTGGACGCGCGGCCCGAGGACATCGAGCGCTGGTACCTCAACCGCTTCCGGAAGCTGCGCGAGACGGCGTTCCAGAACCCCTTCTCCTACTTCCGCAAGTACACCCAGGTCTCCGAGGAGGAGGCCCTGGAGTACGCCCAGACGATGTGGCGGACCATCAACAAGCCCAACCTGCTGGAGAACGTGGCGCCCACCCGCGGGCGCGCCACCCTCGTCGTGCGCAAGGGCCCCGACCACAAGGTCCAGAAGCTGAGCCTGCGCAAACTCTGAGCCGGCCCCGGACGGTTAGGGTGCGGGCATGCTGCATCTGAGGATGATCACCCCGCACGCCCTGACGGAGCAGGTCGTGGAGCTGATCGACCGGACGGTCGGCACCACGCACCTGGTCGTGCTGACCGGCGCCGCCCGCGACCCCGCGGGCGACGTGGTGATGTGCGACGTGGCCCGCGAGGCGGCCGACGAGCTGCTGCAGGAGATGCGCGCGCTCCGCCTCGACGAATCGGGGTCGATCGCCGTCGAGCACATCGACCTGTCGATCTCGCGACGCGCCGATATGGCGGAGGAGGAGGCTCCGGGCGAGGCCGCGGACGCGGTGATCTGGGAACAGCTCGCCGAGTCCACCCACGAGGAGTCCACCCTCACGATCACCTACAGCGTGTTCATGATCGTTGCCACGATGATCGCGGCCTGCGGCGTGGTCCTGGACAACGCGGTCCTGATCGTCGGCGCGATGGCCGTCGGTCCGGAGTTCGGCCCGCTCGCCGGGATCTGTACGGGCCTGGTGCAGCGCGCCCCGAGGCTGACCGCGCGCTCCGCGGTCGCCCTGTCGGTCGGCTTCGCCGCCGCGATCGTGGGGACGACCGTGTTCAGCCTGGCGATGGACGCGCTCGGGCTCTTCCACGAGAGCATGCTGGACGACCCCCGGCCCAACACCAGTTTCATCTGGCAGCCCGACCCGTTCTCCTTCGTCGTGGCCCTGCTCGCCGGCGTGGTCGGCATGCTCTCGCTGACCTCGGCGAAGTCCGGCGCCCTGGTCGGCGTGGCCATCTCGGTCACCACCGTCCCCGCCGCCGCCAACGCCGCCGTGGCCCTGTCCTACGGGGACCTCGGCCAGATGTGGGGCTCGGCCATACAGCTGTCGCTGAACCTGCTGGGCATCGTCCTGTCCGGGAGCCTGACCCTCATCGCCTGGAAACTGCTGTGGCGCACCCAGCAGGGCCGGATGATCCGCCCGCCGGGTGCGCCACGGCGCACCTCGAAGTAGCCGGGGCTAGCCGAGCGCCGACTTCACCGCGTCCGCCAGCCGCCCGGCGACCGCGCGGGCCTGCTCGATGTCGGCGGCCTCCACCATCACCCGCACGAGGGGCTCGGTGCCGGAGGGGCGCAGCAGCACCCGGCCGGTGGTGCCCAGCTCGCGCTCGGCGTCGGCGACGGCCGCGGCCAGCTCGCCGGAGGTCGCGACCCGGGACTTGTCCACGTCCGGGACGTTGATCAGGATCTGCGGCAGCCGCGTCATGACCCCGGCCAGATCGGCCAGCCCCCGCCCGGTGGCGGCGACGCGCGCCGCCAGCATCAGGCCGGTCAGCGTGCCGTCGCCGGTGGTCGCGTGGTCGAGGATGATCACGTGGCCGGACTGCTCGCCGCCCAGCGCGTAGCCGTGCTCCTTCATCGACTCCAGCACGTAGCGGTCACCGACCCCGGTCTGCACGACCTGGATGCCCTCGGCCTCCATCGCCAGCTTGAAGCCCAGGTTGGACATGACGGTGCCGACCACGGTGTTCTCGCGCAGCTGGCCCGCCTCGCGCATGGCCAGGGCCAGCACGGCGAGGATCTGGTCGCCGTCGACCTCGGCGCCGGTGTGGTCCACGGCCAGGCAGCGGTCGGCGTCGCCGTCGTGCGCGATGCCGAGGTCGGCGCCGTGCTCGACGACGGCCGCCTTGAGCAGTCCAAGGTGGGTGGAGCCGCAGCCGTCGTTGATGTTGAGGCCGTCGGGCTCGGCGCCGATCGTGACGATCTCCGCGCCCGCGCGGGTGAAGGCCTCGGGCGAGACGTAGGCGGCCGCGCCGTGGGCCTCGTCGAGGACGACCTTCAGGCCGTCGAGCCGGTTCGGCAGGACCCCGATGAGGTGGGCGACGTACTTGTCGAAGCCCTCGGTGTAGTCCGAGACGCGGCCGACGCCGTCACCGGTGGGGCGGTCCCAGGGAGCGCCCGTGCGGTGCTCCTCGTAGACCGACTCGATCCGGTCCTCCAGGTCGTCGGCGAGCTTGTGGCCGCCGCGCGCGAAGAACTTGATGCCGTTGTCGGGCATGGCGTTGTGGCTGGCGGAGAGCATCACGCCGAGGTCGGCGCCCAGCGCACCGGTGAGATACGCCACCGCCGGGGTGGGCAGCACACCGACGCGCAGGACGTCCACGCCGGCGCTGGCGAGGCCCGCGACCACCGCGGCCTCCAGGAACTCGCCCGACGCGCGGGGATCGCGGCCGACGACCGCCGTGGCCCGGTGGCCCGCGAAGGTGCCCGCCTCGGCCAGTACGTGTGCGGCCGCCACGGAGAGGCCGAGCGCGAGCTCGGCCGTCAGATCCGCATTGGCGACGCCTCGTACACCGTCCGTCCCGAAGAGTCGTCCCACAGTTGTCCTCCCGAGTTCACGCTTCGCTTTGTGACCGCTTGTGACAGGTATTGCCGCTTGTGGCGGTAAACGAACCGCCCCGACAGCACGGAGAGTGCTGCCGGGGCGGTTTCGTTGCAGAACAGCAGGCGCAGATTAACGCTTGCTGTACTGCGGAGCCTTACGGGCCTTCTTGAGACCGGCCTTCTTGCGCTCGACCGCACGGTCGTCGCGGGAAAGGAAGCCGGCCTTCTTCAGCGCCGGGCGGTTGTTGTCCACGTCCGCCTCGTTCAGCGCACGGGCAACGCCGAGGCGCAGGGCACCGGCCTGACCGGAGACGCCGCCACCCGCGATGCGGGCGATGACGTCGTAACGGCCGTCGAGCTCCAGGAGCTTGAAGGGCTCGTTGACTTCCTGCTGGTGCACCTTGTTGGGGAAGTAGTCCTCAAGGGTGCGACCGTTGATCTTCCACTTGCCGGTGCCCGGAACGATCCGGACGCGGGCGATGGCGTTCTTGCGACGGCCCAGGCCGGCGGCCGGCTGGGGGTCGCCGAAGCGACCGGCAAGCGACTCGGAGGTGTAGTCGCCCTCGACGACGACCTCGGACTCGGTGGTGTACTCCTCGACGCCCTCGAACTCTTCGACGGGGGTCTCGGCGGTGGTCTCGGCCACGATGCTCCTCAGAATTTTCTACGTCTTAGGGGGTGGCCGGAACTACTGCGCGACCTGGGTGATCTCGAACGGCACCGGCTGCTGGGCAGCGTGGGGGTGCTGGTCGCCCGAGTAGACCTTCAGCTTCGAGAGCATCTGACGGCCCAGGGTGTTCTTGGGGAGCATGCCCTTGATGGCCTTCTCGACGGCCTTCTCCGGGTTGTTCGCCAGGAGGTCGTCGTAGCGGACCGAACGCAGACCACCCGGGAAGCCGGAGTGGCGGTACGCCATCTTCTGGGTCGCCTTGTTGCCGGACAGGTGAACCTTGTCGGCGTTGACGATGATGACGAAGTCGCCCATGTCCATGTGGGGGGCGTAGGTCGGCTTGTGCTTACCCCGCAGGAGGGCAGCGGCCTGGGTCGCCAGACGGCCGAGGACAACGTCCTGGGCGTCGATGACGAGCCACTGGCGCGAGATGTCGCCGGGCTTGGGGCTGAACGTACGCACGCGTATGCCTTCGCTTCTTCAGTGGTGGGTCATCCCATAGGGCACGAGCCCCGCGGGAAGGGTCCTGACAGGGTCACCACGGACGATCACGACAGCCGCTTGTCCACATCGGGGACGCAACCCGTGTGAACCGCTGGTCATCGGCCCGGTGGACCGGCGTAAGGCCCTTTCACGTGAGAATGAGAAAGCCAATACGCATAACAAACCAGCAGAGTACCCAAGAAGACCCGTACGGGTCAAAACGCGGTCCGCGATGCCGATGCTGCTGACGTCGCGGCGCACTCCGGTTCGGTCCTGGATGGGGACCCCGCAGTTGTTACGGGTCCCAGAGTAACCCGACCGGAGCGCAGCACACGACGCAGCAGCAGACCCGTGAGCCCGCACAGGGCCACCATGTCTCTGAACGCGCGACGCTTGTGGGCCAGCTCGGAGGGCCACGGGACGAGGGCCGCCTGGGGCATCAGGGCCAGCCAGAACCAGGGCGTACGCGGCATCGACCCCTCCCGCACCCCCGACGCCAGCAGCGGCGGCAGCACCACCAGCAGGTAGTGGTCGAAGGACGGCCGCGACACCAGGAATGCGGCGAGCATCACCATGCACGACGTCTCCGCCAGCCGCAGCGCACCCCCGTCGGCCTCCCCCTCCGAACGCCGCCACCGCACGCGCACCGCCCACAGCCCGGCCAGCGCCCCCGCGCCCGCCACCGCCACCGCCACCGCCACCGGCAGCCCCAGCCGCGGCAGCACCGCGATCGGCGAGGCGTCCCAGGGCAGCGCGTAGGCGTCCTGCCCCTTGAAGAGGAACGGCAGGGTCTTGGTGAAGAACAGCGTCGGGCTCGGCATCAGCAGGGCCCCCACCAGCGACAGCCCCACCGGCACCAGCACCGCCCCCACCAGCCCCCGCCACTGCCGGGCCAGGACGAAGAGCAGACCGATCGGCACCAGCATCGGCTTGCAGGCGATCGCCAGCCCCACCACCAGCCCCGCCGCGGCCCACGAGCGCCGGTGCGCCAGCAGCAGGGCGACCGGCAGGGCGGCCGCCGAGATCGCCGTCCAGTTCCCGATCAGCACGAGGTTCGCGTACGGCTTGTAGGCCAGCGCGAGCAGCCCGAGACCGGCCACCGCGAACCGCGAGCACAGCGGCACCGCGAACAGCCGCAGCGAGGCCCACCAGCCCACCCCCACGAGCCCGGTCATCCCCAGCGGCAGCAGCCAGCGCAGCGCCTCCCGCGGGACCATCGCCTCGGGCACCGCCATGATCACGGCGCTGGGCAGGTACAGGAACCGCTTGTCCTCGTACGGCGAGACCCCCGACAGCAACGCGTCCGCGGCCTTGACCACGAACGCGTTGTCGGAGCCCCAGTTCGGGCGCAGGCTCGCCGAGACCGAGACCGTCAGCAGGACCAGCAGCGAGAGCGCCCGCCAGGACCGGGGCGCCGGCTCCGTCAGCCAGGCGGTCCGCCGGCCGGCCGCCGACGGGCGGTCCCGCTTCATGAGCCAGATGCCAGGCCGCAGCCCCACAGCGCCTCCCCTTGCCTCGCAGGGGTCGACGGCCTACCGCTTGCGCTCGACCCTGCGTTCGTCCCAGACAGGCTCCTGAGTCTCCCGTACAACACCGTCCGAACCGAAGACCAGGTAACGGTCAAATGTCCGCGCGAACCAGCGGTCGTGCGTCACGCACAGCACCGTGCCGTCGTACGACTCCAGCCCGTCCTGCAGCGCCTCCGCCGACTCCAGGTCGAGGTTGTCCGTCGGCTCGTCCAGCAGCAGCGCCGTGGTGCCGGCCAGCTCCAGCAGCAGGATCTGGAAACGCGCCTGCTGCCCGCCCGAGAGCTTCTCGAACGGCTGCTCCGCCTGACGCTCCAGCTCGTAGCGGCGCAGGGCGCCCATCGCCGCGCCCAGCGGCTTCGCCGCCTCCGTCCACAGGATGTCGACGAGCGTGCGGCCGAACAGCTCCGGATGCGCGTGCGTCTGCGCGAAATGGCCCGGCAGCACCCGTGCGCCCAGCTTCCAGTCGCCCGTGTGCTTGACGTCCTCGCCCGCCAGCAGCCGCAGGAAGTGCGACTTGCCGGAACCGTTCGAGCCGAGCACCGCGACGCGCTCCCCGTAGAACACCTCCAGCGAGAAGGGCTTCATCAGCCCCGTCAGCTCCAGGTTCTCCACGGTCAGCGCGCGCACCCCGGTGCGCCCGCCCTTCAGCCGCATCCTGATGTCCTGCTCGCGCGGCGGCTCCGGCGGCGGTCCGGCCTCCTCGAACTTCTGGAAGCGCGTCTGCATCGCCCGGTAGCGCGAGGCCATGTCGGGGCTGGAAGCCGCCTGGTTGCGCAGCCGCAGCACCAGCGCCTTCAGCCGGGCGTGCTCCTCGTCCCAGCGCCGCTTGAGCTCCTCGAACCGCGCGAAGCGCTCCTTGCGGGCCTCGTGGTACGTCCCGAAGCCCGCGCCGTGCACCCACACGTCGCTGCCCGTCGGGCTCGCCTCCAGACTGATGATCTTCTCGGCGGCCTGGGTCAGCAGCTCCCGGTCGTGGGAGACGAACAGCACCGTCTTGCGGGTGGCCCGCAGCTGCTCCTCCAGCCACCGCTTGCCCGGGACGTCCAGGTAGTTGTCCGGCTCGTCGAGCAGCAGCACCTCGTCCGGCCCGCGCAGCAGCGCCTCCAGGACCAGGCGCTTCTGCTCACCGCCCGACAGCGTGCGCACCTCGCGGAACTGCGCGCTGTCGTACGGGATCGCCAGCGCGGCCATCGTGCAGACGTCCCACAGGGTCTCCGCCTCGTAGCCCTGGACGTCCGCCCAGTCGCTGAGCGCCTGCGCGTACGCCATCTGCGCGGCCTCGTCGTCCACCGTCAGGATCAGCTGCTCGGCCCGGTCCACGGCCTTCGCGGCCTCCCGGATCCGCGGCTGCGCCACCGACACCAGCAGGTCCCGCACGGTCGTCTCGTCCCGCACCGAGCCCACGAACTGCGACATCACGCCGAGCCCGCCGCTGATCGTCACCCCGCCGCCGTGCGGCTGGAGCTCACCGGAGATCAGCTTCAGCAGCGTGGTCTTGCCGGCCCCGTTCGCCCCGACCAGGGCGACGACCGACCCCTCCCCCACACGGAAGGAGACGTCGGGGAGCAGGACCCGCCCGTCGGGAAGGTAGTACTCCAGGTGGCTGGCTTCGAGATGTCCCATGCGGGGCATTGTCCCGGCCCGGCGGCGATCCGCCCAAACGGTTTGGCCCGGTGAGGCCCGGTGGGGCCCGGTGAGCGCCGCCGGACCGGGGCTCAGCAGCCCCCGCAGCCGCCGCCCGCCCCCGGCAGGGTCCGCATGTTCCGCGCCTCCTTG
Protein-coding sequences here:
- a CDS encoding ABC-F family ATP-binding cassette domain-containing protein gives rise to the protein MGHLEASHLEYYLPDGRVLLPDVSFRVGEGSVVALVGANGAGKTTLLKLISGELQPHGGGVTISGGLGVMSQFVGSVRDETTVRDLLVSVAQPRIREAAKAVDRAEQLILTVDDEAAQMAYAQALSDWADVQGYEAETLWDVCTMAALAIPYDSAQFREVRTLSGGEQKRLVLEALLRGPDEVLLLDEPDNYLDVPGKRWLEEQLRATRKTVLFVSHDRELLTQAAEKIISLEASPTGSDVWVHGAGFGTYHEARKERFARFEELKRRWDEEHARLKALVLRLRNQAASSPDMASRYRAMQTRFQKFEEAGPPPEPPREQDIRMRLKGGRTGVRALTVENLELTGLMKPFSLEVFYGERVAVLGSNGSGKSHFLRLLAGEDVKHTGDWKLGARVLPGHFAQTHAHPELFGRTLVDILWTEAAKPLGAAMGALRRYELERQAEQPFEKLSGGQQARFQILLLELAGTTALLLDEPTDNLDLESAEALQDGLESYDGTVLCVTHDRWFARTFDRYLVFGSDGVVRETQEPVWDERRVERKR
- the glmM gene encoding phosphoglucosamine mutase, producing MGRLFGTDGVRGVANADLTAELALGLSVAAAHVLAEAGTFAGHRATAVVGRDPRASGEFLEAAVVAGLASAGVDVLRVGVLPTPAVAYLTGALGADLGVMLSASHNAMPDNGIKFFARGGHKLADDLEDRIESVYEEHRTGAPWDRPTGDGVGRVSDYTEGFDKYVAHLIGVLPNRLDGLKVVLDEAHGAAAYVSPEAFTRAGAEIVTIGAEPDGLNINDGCGSTHLGLLKAAVVEHGADLGIAHDGDADRCLAVDHTGAEVDGDQILAVLALAMREAGQLRENTVVGTVMSNLGFKLAMEAEGIQVVQTGVGDRYVLESMKEHGYALGGEQSGHVIILDHATTGDGTLTGLMLAARVAATGRGLADLAGVMTRLPQILINVPDVDKSRVATSGELAAAVADAERELGTTGRVLLRPSGTEPLVRVMVEAADIEQARAVAGRLADAVKSALG
- the glmS gene encoding glutamine--fructose-6-phosphate transaminase (isomerizing) — encoded protein: MCGIVGYVGAQSALDVVIAGLKRLEYRGYDSAGIAVLADGELANVKKAGKLVNLEKELVGHPLPAGSTGLGHTRWATHGGPTDVNAHPHLDNSGRVAVVHNGIIENFAALRAELAERGHRLESDTDTEVVAHLLAERFSATGGGLAEAMRQVCRRLEGAFTLVAVHADEPDVVVGARRNSPLVVGVGEGENFLASDVAAFIAHTRSAIELGQDQVVELRRDEVTVTDFHGAPADVRAYHVDWDASAAEKGGYDYFMLKEIAEQPKAVADTLLGRIDASGLLTLDEVRIPAAVLREVDKVVIVACGTAYHAGMIAKLAIEHWTRIPCETELASEFRYRDPILDRRTLVIAISQSGETMDTLMALRHAREQGARVLAVCNTNGSTIPRESDAVLYTHAGPEVAVASTKAFLTQLVACYLVALYLGQVRGTKWGDEIEAVIRELSDIAGAVDTVLETMEPVRRLARSLADKDTVLFLGRHVGYPVALEGALKLKELAYMHAEGFAAGELKHGPIALIEEDLPVVVVVPSPRGRSVLHDKIVSNIQEIRARGARTIVIAEEGDEAVVPYADHLIRIPATPTLLQPLVATVPLQVFACELATARGNEVDQPRNLAKSVTVE
- a CDS encoding glycosyltransferase family 87 protein, producing MKRDRPSAAGRRTAWLTEPAPRSWRALSLLVLLTVSVSASLRPNWGSDNAFVVKAADALLSGVSPYEDKRFLYLPSAVIMAVPEAMVPREALRWLLPLGMTGLVGVGWWASLRLFAVPLCSRFAVAGLGLLALAYKPYANLVLIGNWTAISAAALPVALLLAHRRSWAAAGLVVGLAIACKPMLVPIGLLFVLARQWRGLVGAVLVPVGLSLVGALLMPSPTLFFTKTLPFLFKGQDAYALPWDASPIAVLPRLGLPVAVAVAVAGAGALAGLWAVRVRWRRSEGEADGGALRLAETSCMVMLAAFLVSRPSFDHYLLVVLPPLLASGVREGSMPRTPWFWLALMPQAALVPWPSELAHKRRAFRDMVALCGLTGLLLRRVLRSGRVTLGPVTTAGSPSRTEPECAATSAASASRTAF
- a CDS encoding holo-ACP synthase — encoded protein: MIVGVGIDVAEIERFGAALERTPNLARRLFLDSELTLPGGERRGTASLAARFAAKEALAKALGAPGGLLWTDAEVYVEESGQPRLRVSGTVEARAKALGVTSWHISLSHDAGVASAVVIAER
- a CDS encoding DUF389 domain-containing protein, which codes for MLHLRMITPHALTEQVVELIDRTVGTTHLVVLTGAARDPAGDVVMCDVAREAADELLQEMRALRLDESGSIAVEHIDLSISRRADMAEEEAPGEAADAVIWEQLAESTHEESTLTITYSVFMIVATMIAACGVVLDNAVLIVGAMAVGPEFGPLAGICTGLVQRAPRLTARSAVALSVGFAAAIVGTTVFSLAMDALGLFHESMLDDPRPNTSFIWQPDPFSFVVALLAGVVGMLSLTSAKSGALVGVAISVTTVPAAANAAVALSYGDLGQMWGSAIQLSLNLLGIVLSGSLTLIAWKLLWRTQQGRMIRPPGAPRRTSK
- the coaA gene encoding type I pantothenate kinase is translated as MITSPPRSTPDSATERSLGSEHPTHPEPAAHPTRRRGHEASPYVDLTRAEWSALRERTPLPLTAEEVERLRGLGDVIDLDEVRDVYLPLSRLLNLYVGATSNLRGTLNTFLGDAGNGHGAQQGTPFVIGVAGSVAVGKSTVARLLQALLARWPEHPRVELVTTDGFLYPMKELQRRGLTARKGFPESYDRRALTRFVADIKAGKDEVTAPVYSHLIYDIVPDERLVVRRPDILIVEGLNVLQPALPGKDGRTRVGLADYFDFSVYVDARPEDIERWYLNRFRKLRETAFQNPFSYFRKYTQVSEEEALEYAQTMWRTINKPNLLENVAPTRGRATLVVRKGPDHKVQKLSLRKL
- the rplM gene encoding 50S ribosomal protein L13, which gives rise to MRTFSPKPGDISRQWLVIDAQDVVLGRLATQAAALLRGKHKPTYAPHMDMGDFVIIVNADKVHLSGNKATQKMAYRHSGFPGGLRSVRYDDLLANNPEKAVEKAIKGMLPKNTLGRQMLSKLKVYSGDQHPHAAQQPVPFEITQVAQ
- the rpsI gene encoding 30S ribosomal protein S9 — its product is MAETTAETPVEEFEGVEEYTTESEVVVEGDYTSESLAGRFGDPQPAAGLGRRKNAIARVRIVPGTGKWKINGRTLEDYFPNKVHQQEVNEPFKLLELDGRYDVIARIAGGGVSGQAGALRLGVARALNEADVDNNRPALKKAGFLSRDDRAVERKKAGLKKARKAPQYSKR